From one Lycium ferocissimum isolate CSIRO_LF1 chromosome 5, AGI_CSIRO_Lferr_CH_V1, whole genome shotgun sequence genomic stretch:
- the LOC132055914 gene encoding ubiquitin-conjugating enzyme E2 2-like produces MSTPARKRLMRDFKRLQQDPPAGISGAPQDNNIMLWNAVIFGPDDTPWDGGTFKLSLQFGEDYPNKPPTVRFVSRMFHPNIYADGSICLDILQNQWSPIYDVAAILTSIQSLLCDPNPNSPANSEAARLFSENKREYNRRVREIVEQSWTAD; encoded by the exons ATGTCAACACCTGCAAGGAAGAGACTGATGAGGGATTTCAAGAGGTTACAACAGGACCCTCCTGCTGGTATTAGTGGTGCTCCTCAAGACAATAACATTATGCTTTGGAACGCCGTTATATTTGG TCCTGATGATACTCCTTGGGATGGAG GTACGTTTAAATTGTCGCTTCAATTCGGTGAGGATTATCCCAACAAGCCACCAACAGTGCGATTTGTTTCTCGCATGTTTCATCCAAATA ttTATGCAGATGGAAGTATATGTTTGGATATCCTGCAAAACCAGTGGAGTCCAATATATGATGTTGCAGCTATACTTACATCCATCCAG TCATTGCTGTGTGATCCAAACCCTAATTCTCCTGCAAACTCGGAAGCTGCTCGGTTGTTCAGTGAAAATAAGCGGGAGTACAACCGGAGAGTTAGAGAAATTGTGGAGCAGAGCTGGACGGCGGACTAA